GCCATGGCCGATGGCCGCCGTCTGGGGCTTATTGGACCTTTGGCAGAGCAAGCGGGACAGCTTGATTTGAAGTTTTCCTCTTTGGTCCAGCCTGCGTTTGCCGCTGCTTCTCCTTATACATCCGGCGAGTCTGAGTTCCGGCAGGCGACGGAATCATTAAAGGGGCGTGTTGAACTCATTTTACTGGATTGCATGGGGTATGATGAGCGCCACCGTCAATGGGTTGCCAATGCCAGCGCAGGAATCCCGGTCATTTTGTCGAATGCTCTAATGGGTAAACTAGTAGCGGAAATGGTCTGACACAGGAGGAGACGAACAAATGAACCAGCAACGAATTGACGTCAGTAAAAATGTTTTGGTGGAATGCCTTGGACTTCGCAGTGGTGAGACACTGGCTGTCGTAGCGGATGATGCCAAGAGAGAACTGGCCGAATCCATATATGAGGCAGGCAAGGCATTGGGAGCAGATGCGGTGCTTATGGTGATGAAGGAACGGAGCAAATCCGGTGAAGAGCCGCCTGCGCCGATTGCCGAAGCGATGAAGCGTGCAGATGTCGCGGTATGCGTAACCCGTTATTCACTAACCCATACGCAGGCGCGTAAACAGGCGGCAGCTGCGGGAACTAGGGTAGCTACGATGCCGGGCATGACGGATGATATGTTCATGAACGGTGCCATTACCGCAGAATATCCCAAAGTGAAGGCTTTGACAGATAAGGTTACGGCCATGCTGAGTGCGGGGAGAAGTGTCCGTATCGAGAAAGATGGACACCAGCTGTCGTTCTCCATTCAGGGACGTAATGGCGTGCCAAGCACAGGTATGTACCTCAATCCAGGTGAATCCGGCAATTTGCCCTCCGGTGAAGCGTACATCGCCCCCGTTGAAGGTATTGGAGAAGGTGAAATCCTGGTGGATGGCTCAATTGCAGGAATAGGTGCGATCGG
This window of the Paenibacillus marchantiae genome carries:
- a CDS encoding aminopeptidase, with translation MNQQRIDVSKNVLVECLGLRSGETLAVVADDAKRELAESIYEAGKALGADAVLMVMKERSKSGEEPPAPIAEAMKRADVAVCVTRYSLTHTQARKQAAAAGTRVATMPGMTDDMFMNGAITAEYPKVKALTDKVTAMLSAGRSVRIEKDGHQLSFSIQGRNGVPSTGMYLNPGESGNLPSGEAYIAPVEGIGEGEILVDGSIAGIGAIGEPVLLTVREGRLVTATGAEGDKLLSMLGEGDGRILGEFGIGTNDKARITGVVLEDEKVYGTIHVAFGSNNTFGGTVAAGVHIDAVVQKPDVYIDDVLIMRQGELLDQ